The Salegentibacter sp. Hel_I_6 region AAAGTCCGTAGCAACCCACCTGGTTCACTAAAACTTTTTTACCGACTTTGTTGGTTTCCACAGTTGGTTTATCCAAAAAAGTATGAGTGTGACCGCCAATAATGAGATCTATATTTTCGGTGGTTTGCGCTAGTTTAATATCAGAAATCTTATCGCTGCTGTATTTATAGCCTAAATGCGAAAGGCAAATAACCAGGTCGCAATTCTTTTCCTCTTTTAGAATTCGGCTTTGATCCTGCGCAATTTCTATAGGATCCAGGTATTTTGTTTCCTTATAAAGACTGTCGTTTACCAGACCTTTTAACTCAATTCCCAAACCAAAAATGCCAATTTTTACTCCGTCTTTGGTGAAAATTTTATGATCGTGGGTATGCCCGTCCATCACCGTATTACTGAAATCGTAATTGGAAGAAATAAAATCGAATTCGGCGTGTGGAAGTTGCGCATATAAGCCATCTATCCCATTATCAAAATCGTGGTTTCCTATGGTAGCCGCATCGTATTTCATTTTACTCATCAGCTTAAACTCCAGTTCGCCTCCATAGAAATTAAAGTAAGGCGTCCCCTGAAAAATATCCCCGGCGTCTAATAATAATGTATTGGGATTTTCATTTTTAATCTGCTGAATTAAAGTCGCTCGCCTGGCAACACCTCCCATATTAGGATTCCTGGAATCATCAGGGCCAAAAGGTTCTATATGACTATGCACATCGTTGGTGTGTAAAATGGTAATGTGCTTTTTATAATCAGGTTTAAAAGAAAGTGAACTTAAGCCACCAATTCCTATAAAAGCGGTTGCTGCTGAGGTTTGTTGTATAAAATTTCTTCTTTTCATCTTCTTACTCGATAATCGAGATTAAATACTCCGAGGCTTGCCTCGAAATCAAATTATATTTTCCAATAATAATGCGTCGTGAGCTTGCTTCGAAATTGTTTACTTTCTTATAAATCTATCGTCTTTCTCAGCCCTTAAAGTATCTACCTTTTCAAAATAATCTATAATGGCATTGCGCAGTTTATAGTCTACTTTAAATAACTTGATTGGATCTTTAAAAAAGTTCATATTATCGCCGCCTTGCTGCAAATAATCTGAAGTAGCTACAAAATAGGTTTTATCTTCATCAATATCTTCGCCGTTTATTTTTGCGCTGGTAACCTTATAATCCTGATCCATTTCAATTTGGATTCCACTAACGGGATGAGCGGTTTTTGCACGTTCCAGGTAAGTAAGTATTTCCTTAATTTTTTCTCCGGAAAGTTCTGCTACTACGATCTCATTTTCAAAAGGCATTAAGGCATAAGCACTTCTGGTTGAAATATTTCCTTTGTTGAGGCCAGCTCTAATTCCACCGTGATTTAGCAAAACCATATCTATTTCATTTCCGGTTCTGCTTTTAAAAACGGGATTGGCTTGCTCCATCACCACATCGGCCATTAAGTTTCCAATTGCAGTGTTAAGGTCGCCGTCGCTTTTTACCATATCGCGGGGATTATAGGCTAAAGTGCTGTCTAAAGTCTTATTTATATGTGCTTTAAAAGGAGCTATAAATTCTTCGATTTCGGGATCGGCTTCAATATTTTCATCAATTGTAATTCGCTGCCCTTTAATTTCGGCAGTTTCAACCGAATTTCCTTTGCAACTCAAAATGATTAAGGTGAGCAAAAGATAAATACCTAATCTGAGTGTTTTCATTTAATTATCATTAAAGCCGTAAAGGTAAATAGATTATCCGGGTAGGCTAAAATTTTATTTTTGAAAATTTAACGGTAATTCAGCGTAAAAAATAAGCATCTTATCGAAAAAATAGAACCTTTACTTAAAAACGCTAATGCTTTAGTAAAAAAGCTAATTATAGCCAAAGTATTTTTTTATTTTCGGGCCGCAATTAGATGAAAATGAATCTATTCCAATATGTATTAATCCTGCTTGTTCCACTACTTGGTGTAAATTTATACGCCACATTAGCAGAACTTGATTTGCTGATGCAGGTTAGTCAGCTGTTATTTATTCCCGGGATTCTTGGTATTTATTTAAAGCAGGTAAAGAAGCCTGATTTTAATGCTGTAATTTTCATTTCACTTTTCTTTATTGCTCAAATGAATGA contains the following coding sequences:
- a CDS encoding bifunctional UDP-sugar hydrolase/5'-nucleotidase; translated protein: MKRRNFIQQTSAATAFIGIGGLSSLSFKPDYKKHITILHTNDVHSHIEPFGPDDSRNPNMGGVARRATLIQQIKNENPNTLLLDAGDIFQGTPYFNFYGGELEFKLMSKMKYDAATIGNHDFDNGIDGLYAQLPHAEFDFISSNYDFSNTVMDGHTHDHKIFTKDGVKIGIFGLGIELKGLVNDSLYKETKYLDPIEIAQDQSRILKEEKNCDLVICLSHLGYKYSSDKISDIKLAQTTENIDLIIGGHTHTFLDKPTVETNKVGKKVLVNQVGCYGLYLGRIDFYLDDKNNIETNGVKIEV
- a CDS encoding 5'-nucleotidase C-terminal domain-containing protein; this translates as MKTLRLGIYLLLTLIILSCKGNSVETAEIKGQRITIDENIEADPEIEEFIAPFKAHINKTLDSTLAYNPRDMVKSDGDLNTAIGNLMADVVMEQANPVFKSRTGNEIDMVLLNHGGIRAGLNKGNISTRSAYALMPFENEIVVAELSGEKIKEILTYLERAKTAHPVSGIQIEMDQDYKVTSAKINGEDIDEDKTYFVATSDYLQQGGDNMNFFKDPIKLFKVDYKLRNAIIDYFEKVDTLRAEKDDRFIRK